Proteins co-encoded in one Solanum stenotomum isolate F172 unplaced genomic scaffold, ASM1918654v1 scaffold28252, whole genome shotgun sequence genomic window:
- the LOC125851632 gene encoding protein COBRA-like, with protein MSNYQQYMHIQSPGWTLGWTWAKKEVIWSMSGVQTTEQEDCSKFRGIIPHCSKRNPAVVDLLPGTLYNQQSANCCKGGVINSLVQDPGKAISSFQLSVGGTGTTNRTVRLPKIFTLKTPDPGYTCGLAKIVEPSKFVSDDGRRVTQAMMTWKVTCTYSQFRAQNAPTCCVSLSAFYTDTIVPCQKCSCGCHKINGNCVDRDEPQLASGFGKYHNNSPMVGCTSHMCPIRIHWHVKFNYREYWRVKVTITNFNYNVNYTQWNLVVQHPNMDNLAQLFSFNYKSLTPYGTKNDTAMLWGKELYNDVLMQAGPLGNVQSELLFAKDSSTFTFKNGWAFPHTVYFNGDYCVMPHPDSYPSLPNGSSKREASLLMTYKYNFFILVVVGLLIT; from the exons ATGTCTAACTACCAGCAGTACATGCATATCCAATCCCCAGGCTGGAC GTTGGGATGGACCTGGGCGAAGAAAGAAGTAATATGGAGCATGTCAGGAGTTCAAACGACAGAGCAAGAAGATTGCTCCAAGTTTAGAGG TATTATTCCTCACTGTAGCAAGAGGAATCCAGCAGTTGTTGATTTACTGCCAGGAACTCTGTACAATCAACAGAGTGCAAATTGCTGCAAGGGAGGAGTAATCAACTCGCTGGTGCAAGATCCAGGAAAAGCTATTAGTTCATTCCAACTCAGTGTTGGTGGCACGGGAACTACGAACAGAACAGTTAGACTTCCTAAGATCTTCACTTTGAAGACACCAGATCCTGGTTATACATGTGGACTTGCTAAAATAGTTGAACCCAGTAAGTTTGTTAGTGACGATGGGAGACGAGTAACACAGGCCATGA TGACTTGGAAAGTCACATGCACATACTCACAGTTCCGAGCTCAAAATGCTCCTACATGCTGTGTCTCCCTCTCAGCCTTCTACACGGACACCATTGTACCGTGCCAAAAATGCAGTTGTGGCTGCCACAAGATCAATGGAAATTGTGTAGA TCGAGACGAACCACAGCTAGCTTCAGGCTTTGGAAAATATCACAACAATTCTCCTATGGTTGGGTGCACAAGTCATATGTGCCCTATTCGAATTCACTGGCATGTGAAGTTCAACTACAGAGAATATTGGAGGGTGAAGGTCACTATAACGAACTTCAATTACAATGTGAATTATACGCAGTGGAATTTAGTTGTCCAGCATCCCAATATGGACAACCTTGCTCAGTTATTCAGCTTCAATTATAAGTCATTAACTCCTTATGGAACAAAAA ATGACACTGCGATGCTCTGGGGTAAAGAGTTGTACAATGATGTCCTAATGCAGGCTGGTCCGTTAGGAAATGTCCAGTCCGAGCTGCTATTCGCCAAAGATTCGTCAACATTCACTTTTAAGAATGGGTGGGCATTTCCACACACCGTTTATTTCAACGGTGATTATTGTGTGATGCCACATCCCGACTCATATCCATCTTTGCCAAATGGTAGTAGTAAACGGGAGGCTTCACTGCTCATGACATACAAATACAACTTCTTCATACTTGTAGTAGTAGGATTATTGattacataa
- the LOC125851631 gene encoding probable inositol oxygenase, which yields MCLILLGVQVDSKKENSDGVFVVPGNNAFGNSFRDYSAETERQKIVRELYRQSHINQTYDFVKKMREEYEKVNKVEMSIWECCELLNEVVDDSDPDLDEPQIEHLLQTAEAIRKDYPNEDWLHLTGLIHDLGKVLLLPSFGGLPQWAVVGDTFPIGCAFDESIVLHEQLKGNPDNNNPSYNTKYGVYSEGCGLNNVVMSWGHDDYMYLVAKANKTTLPSAALFIIRYHSFYPLHKSGAYTHLMNEEDHENLKWLQIFSKYDLYSKSNVRIDVEKVKPYYMSLIEKYFPAKLKW from the exons ATGTGCTTGATCTTGTTAGGAGTACAAGTGGACAGCAAAAAGGAAAATTCTGATGGTGTATTTGTTGTCCCTGGCAATAATGCATTTGGCAATTCATTCAG GGATTATAGTGCAGAGACTGAACGCCAAAAGATAGTGCGTGAACTCTATCGTCAGAGTCACATTAACCAAACATATGATTTT GTGAAAAAGATGagagaagaatatgaaaagGTGAATAAAGTGGAAATGAGCATATGGGAATGTTGTGAACTTTTGAATGAAGTTGTGGATGATAGTGATCCTGATTTGGATGAACCACAAATTGAGCATTTGTTGCAAACTGCTGAAGCTATTAGAAAGGATTATCCTAATGAAGATTGGTTGCACTTAACTGGCTTAATTCATG ATCTTGGCAAAGTTCTTTTGCTTCCTAGCTTTGGAGGGCTTCCTCAGTGGGCTGTTGTTG GTGACACATTTCCAATTGGTTGTGCTTTTGATGAATCAATTGTGCTTCATGag CAATTAAAGGGAAATCCTGATAACAACAATCCATCTTACAACACAAAATATGGAGTTTATTCTGAAGGATGTGGGCTTAATAATGTGGTGATGTCATGGGGCCATGATGACTATATGTACTTG GTGGCTAAGGCAAATAAAACTACTCTTCCATCTGCTGCATTGTTCATCATCCGATATCATTCCTTCTATC CTCTGCATAAGTCAGGGGCATATACTCACTTGATGAATGAGGAGGATCATGAAAACCTGAAATGGCTTCAAATCTTCag CAAATATGATCTGTATAGCAAGAGCAATGTTAGGATTGATGTGGAGAAAGTGAAACCTTACTACATGTCCCTCATTGAGAAG TATTTCCCAGCCAAGTTGAAGTGGTGA
- the LOC125851618 gene encoding uncharacterized protein LOC125851618, with protein sequence MHSAERLDSGHLPSPPPPSPGRNLPFIGKLKPFYLLSILVLLLAISFSISKTDQFKKLFFLRSNLLNPTVQKQISRNPIYTAPYCVLWMAPFLSGGGYSSEAWSYILALHNYSMNKNPIFNLKIEQHGDLENLEFWEGLPLDMRNLAAELHQRECKLNETVVVCHSEPGAWYPPLFDTLPCPPIGYGHFKAVVGRTMFETDRVNDEHVKRCNLLDFVWVPTDFHVKTFTESGVDPLKIVKIVQPVDLDFFDPVKYEALDLGSLGNSVMGSFSNGEKFVFLSIFKWEYRKGWDVLLRSYLKEFSGGDDVVLYLLTNPYHSDRDFGNKIVEYVEKSDLEEPKDGWAKVYVIDEHIAQVDMPRLYKAANAFVLPSRGEGWGRPIVEAMAMTLPVIATNWSGPTEFMTEDNSYPLLVDSMSEVTEGPFKGHLWAEPSVNKLQMLMRHVMRNHEEAKARGKQARDDMMSRFSPEVVAGIVSDHIERIIDHTQ encoded by the coding sequence ATGCATTCCGCCGAAAGACTAGATTCCGGCCACCTCCCGTCGCCACCGCCGCCGTCACCCGGTCGGAATCTTCCTTTCATCGGAAAACTCAAACCCTTTTATCTTCTATCAATCTTGGTACTCCTATTAGCAATTTCATTCAGTATTAGCAAAACAGATCAGTTCAAAAAACTCTTTTTTCTCAGATCAAATTTGCTGAATCCAACAGTTCAGAAACAAATTTCAAGAAACCCCATTTACACAGCCCCTTATTGTGTTCTATGGATGGCTCCATTTCTTTCAGGAGGTGGGTACAGTTCAGAAGCTTGGTCATACATTTTAGCTTTACATAATTACTCAATGaataaaaatccaatctttaatttaaaaattgagcAACATGGGGATcttgaaaatcttgaattttgGGAGGGTTTACCTTTAGATATGAGAAATTTGGCTGCTGAGCTTCACCAAAGAGAATGTAAGTTGAATGAGACTGTTGTTGTTTGTCATAGTGAGCCTGGTGCTTGGTATCCTCCACTTTTTGATACACTTCCATGTCCACCTATtggttatggtcattttaaggCTGTAGTTGGAAGGACCATGTTTGAGACTGATAGAGTTAATGATGAACATGTAAAAAGGTGTAATCTTTTGGATTTTGTTTGGGTTCCTACTGATTTTCATGTGAAAACTTTTACTGAAAGTGGGGTTGATCCATTGAAAATTGTCAAGATTGTTCAGCCTGTTGATCTTGATTTTTTTGATCCAGTGAAGTATGAGGCATTGGATTTAGGGTCATTAGGGAATTCAGTGATGGGGTCATTTTCAAATGGAGAAAAGTTTGTGTTCTTGAGTATTTTCAAGTGGGAATATAGGAAAGGATGGGATGTTTTGTTGAGGTCTTACTTGAAGGAGTTTTCGGGAGGTGATGATGTGGTTTTGTATCTGTTAACGAATCCGTATCATTCTGATAGGGATTTTGGTAACAAGATTGTTGAATATGTGGAGAAATCAGATTTGGAAGAACCGAAAGATGGTTGGGCTAAAGTATATGTAATTGACGAACACATAGCTCAGGTCGATATGCCTAGGCTATACAAGGCTGCTAATGCATTTGTTTTGCCATCTAGAGGTGAAGGTTGGGGTAGGCCTATTGTGGAGGCAATGGCAATGACTTTGCCAGTGATTGCTACAAATTGGTCAGGACCTACTGAATTCATGACAGAAGACAATAGCTACCCATTGCTTGTCGATAGTATGAGTGAAGTCACAGAAGGTCCATTTAAGGGGCATTTATGGGCTGAACCTTCGGTTAATAAGCTTCAAATGCTAATGAGGCATGTAATGAGAAATCACGAGGAAGCTAAAGCCAGAGGTAAGCAGGCAAGGGATGATATGATGAGTAGGTTTTCTCCTGAGGTTGTTGCTGGCATAGTTAGTGATCATATTGAACGTATTATTGATCATACACAATGA
- the LOC125851611 gene encoding nudix hydrolase 26, chloroplastic, translated as MLMALFCRSIVSNFPLPRLPLQLVPLNTTPFPHCPSKSYQITALPLVLRRKTASFASLPSPPSSTMENPPEGYRRNVGICLMNPSNKKIFAASRLDIPSAWQMPQGGVDDNEDPTNAAFRELREETGVTSAEIVAEVPHWVTYDFPPDVREKLKHQWGSDWKGQAQKWFLFKFTGKDEEINLLGDGTEKAEFGEWSWISPEQVIELAVDFKKPVYREVLSVFSQHFQ; from the exons ATGTTGATGGCTTTATTTTGCCGATCCATCGTCTCTAACTTTCCACTTCCTCGTCTTCCATTGCAGCTCGTCCCTCTCAACACAACTCCTTTCCCGCACTGCCCTTCCAAATCCTACCAAATTACCGCTTTGCCACTTGTTCTACGCCGCAAAACAGCTTCCTTTGCTTCACTGCCGTCGCCGCCGTCATCAACCATGGAGAACCCACCTGAAGGTTATCGAAGAAACGTCGGCATTTGTCTAATGAATCCTTCTAATAAAAAG ATTTTTGCTGCTTCAAGGCTTGATATACCTAGTGCTTGGCAAATGCCGCAG GGTGGAGTTGATGACAATGAAGATCCAACAAATGCTGCCTTCAGGGAATTAAGAGAGGAAACTGGGGTTACTTCAGCAGAAATTGTTGCTGAG GTTCCTCATTGGGTAACATATGATTTCCCTCCAGACGTTAGAGAAAAGTTAAAGCATCAATGGGGATCTGACTGGAAAGGTCAAGCACAAAAGTG GTTCTTATTTAAGTTCACTGGAAAGGATGAAGAAATCAACCTTCTTGGGGATGGGACAGAGAAGGCTGAGTTTGGAGAATGGTCATGGATATCACCTGAGCAAGTTATTGAACTT GCAGTGGATTTCAAGAAGCCCGTTTACAGGGAAGTTCTATCTGTTTTCTCGCAACATTTTCAGTAG